The Aricia agestis chromosome 3, ilAriAges1.1, whole genome shotgun sequence genome includes the window attttataataatctgtTTAGCTGtataagcgtaaagaggtaagaGGGTGTCCACAAGTTACGTGaggtcatgggcgtaccgaggggggggggggggggggggctaggcaaatctcacgtaatttttttctcaccaAAATAGTACTATTTTGGTCCGATTTATCGTTATACGTTTATTAAGCGTAATCGTTAaacgattaagatcattcacaaattcgttcgaaagaaaatctactgactgtcaaaccaaacgtttacgtaagaaacctACATTTTGAAAAGTTTCACGTGAGATTTGTGGTGGGGGAGAggggggttgaataaaatctcacgaagtGGGGGTAAAAAAACACCTCACCTAATTTGTGGACAGTGGACACCCCCTAACAGGCGGACAGACCCACTTTCGCCATTTTTCCCAagctttcgcaattataatatgttgTTATCTTTGTTGTGCTGTAGTTTATATCGCAGGAACCCATACACTTTGTATGTCTTGCGTGGTTAGTCAGTGGTGGTGGAAGTGGGTACGGCGGCCTCGTCTCTGGTGGCCAGCAGCGCACGTAACGCCATGACCTCTTGCCTCAACACGTTGATGTGGGCTCGCAGGGACGCGTTCTCCTGTTCTAGGAGACATGCGCGCCAGGCGATCTGAAAATTAAAGTGGAAATTACATCTATCATCTATGCCAAATAACCAAAAAATCATTCCAGTAGTTAtcgtgagattagcgcgttcaaaacaCTTTCTtccttttttccacattttcctctgaatATTTGCACGGTCCACTGGTCGCGGCGTGATTAGATGTTTTAAAAGTAAAgtctaaagccttcctcgataaatggactatccatttatcgaggaagtaGAGTAGAGGAGAAGAACCAACATAAAATTGTTCAATTAAActgtagtaagtatttaatatggCATATTAGTGCTTCAAACAAACTTTTCAATaagttcagcggggctaaaatggtcgctttgaagaatcatattatgaatcatgttaagattcatttttttaaaaatcgcaaaatgcaagtctgcttgcaattcatatttacTAATTCgaactaatttgacatttgtcagtttgacagttttgacaattcatttgctgaattgattgagaggaattgctaaatgtgaccattttagccccgcagttcatCGTTTGTTCTGTCTTAGAGAAAACTTAATTTTAGACAGCTAGCAAATAACAGTGGTCTACTTGGGTCTACCTGGTCTTCTCGTCTGTCTAAGAGCAAACGTAGCAGCTTGATCTACATAAGAGCTTATTCCACcttactaaatttagacgtctaaattgattcagtaactaaatttagtcaagtatAATAGCGTTTAGACAGTTACGATCCTAATTAGCGTACTAAATGGGAAGAAGTGTGGCTTCTGATTGGTGGAATCAGAAGcttctaattaattattagtcttctttttaggatcctaattaGAACGTCAACCTAGTAAGGTGGAATAAGCCCTAGTTGTGCCTACGTCTACCTGGTCTTCTCTCATCCGGCGAGCGTCCCTGGACTTCTTGGCGGCCTGGTTGTTCCTGCGCCGTCTCTCAAAGTACTTCTCGTCTTTCAGCTCAGCCGGTATCGGTCTCTTCTCCCCCCGTCTTCGACCCTCGCTGTCTATCGGCAGCGGCACTGTTGGTGATGCTGGAAACATGAAAGTATGTTAAACGAATCAAGTAGAAGGCAACGGTGCTTTAAAAAGTTGATACTCGTGTAGCACGCGGAGACTGCCGCGGCAAAGCTATCgcataacattttttatcaacttatacaGCTGTGCCGGTCGGAATGGGTTGCTTAGGTTTATATTTGTAACGGAATTTCtggattcggtcgccgcgctcaaagcccgtaatataattttattaagcgCTATGCAAGAGCTATATTGACAAACTGCTCTTCCGAAGTTTGCAAGCGCATCGTCGATATTATATTAGCAGTGTACTGTGTAAAATGTTACTATCATAGTAAACACGAATGTTAAATAACGAAACCTGTCAAGCTAAAATAGAATACATCAAGTCGCTGAGGCTGCAGCAGCTGCTCAAAAGTCATACCCTCCTCCTGGCGCAGTAAAGTACAAATTTCTCATGTTTGGAAGTTTGGCATTTGGAGTTTGGAGTACAGATAGTATAGTTAATAGAAAATGGCTTGGCTTTTCAGTTAAAACTACTTACTGGGCGTACATCCTGGTAGGTGCTGGCAGTAGGGCGGGAGACACGGCGGCGGCAGCGCTGACAGCAGCGGCAGCATG containing:
- the LOC121725376 gene encoding nuclear factor interleukin-3-regulated protein-like, which translates into the protein MDPTVLYEGVTCGAQHSGALAALRLLRSYNHFVVPPDGRSMLPLLSALPPPCLPPYCQHLPGCTPMPLPIDSEGRRRGEKRPIPAELKDEKYFERRRRNNQAAKKSRDARRMREDQIAWRACLLEQENASLRAHINVLRQEVMALRALLATRDEAAVPTSTTTD